The Pelodiscus sinensis isolate JC-2024 chromosome 4, ASM4963464v1, whole genome shotgun sequence genomic sequence TAGCAGTTCTCCTTCCATTGGTCTAGCCTGGTGTCCACGTGGTACTAACAATAACGGGAGCTGGGCACAAGTATATTCACTGCTGCATCATGTAGGCATGCTGCAGGCAGAACGTGGTGGTAAAAGCAGTTGCACTAGACATACACTGGCAGCTCCACCGGGGGCCTGCGCTGTGTGCAGTTCCACTGGGAGCCAGGGTTGTTAAAAATTCAGCATGCACACAGCCTGTGTCTGAAtactaaacattttatttttctgcttttcGCCACTTGAGGGCACTGCAAACTTTGCGAATGAGTGGAAGCAGCTGTTGCAGGCTTCAGCCAGTGTGAGTTGGTGTATGAGTGGAGCTCTCTGGTGCCAGGAACTAGGCTCCCACTGTGTATTCAGAGGGATGCAAATCTACAACCATTACTTAAGCTGGAGTGGGAGAAGAGCCCCCTTCCAGGTTTGAAATCCAACCTTAGACAGCTCCAGAGACATGAATGCAGTAGGTACAGATTCAACTGGGTTAACTGTTTTAAATACCTCTGGCTTTGGCTTCTCAGGATGTTTAAGGCCTGAGCTCAAGTGACCCACAAGAGATCAGTAATCAATCCACATCTGCTTATGGTAAGTGATAGAGAAGTGGCCAGGCTGTGGCTTGGGAATCTTACCTATCCTGTTTACCTGACTCTCATCACCACCTCTGCTCATCACGCTGCTCCTCTTTCAGGCTCCAGGAATGCAGCCCTTTCCAGAAGATTCTTTGCTCAGGTGCATGAAGTAGCTTCACTGGCCCCCAGTCTGGTATTGGGCCTTGGTATCGTCACTTGGCTCTTTCTTTTGTCCTCTACGTCTAACAGAATCTGCCAGAGCCCCTTGGCATTTCTTTCTAGGGTCACCTGCCTCAGCTGAGGCACTCTAAACAAGCACATTCACCAGGCAGCACCGGGTATTTAGTGCCTGGCCACCGCAATAACATGGCTGTAATACTATGGTGATGGGTATGCTCCAGATAGCTACAATAGTCCTGCAATGTTTTCATCATGCTGCAGGGCGCACAACATGTGAATGGCCGTGGCAAATTTATGGCCTGCTATTGCCTTGCTTTGCAGAGCTGGGCGGGTAGAGCACATGAGAACTGACCGCCGGTTGCAAAGCCTACTGCACACACAGAGGGAGCTGATGGGCAAGGAGCTATGGCTCTACAGTAAGTGGAGAATTTCTGTAAtttgcaaggggatgtggactCTTCATCAGGGAAATCATCTGGCCTGGGGAGTGTGTCTCCAGGGACATACAGGAGTATTGACTGCTCTTCCACTACCCTTGGCCACGGAGGGGGGTGATACCTGTTAGTGCCCTAGcatagggatataagcgactactCTAGTGACTACTTCACTACTTGCTCCCCCTCTCACCTCTGTATTAAAGGCAGCAAGGAGGCGGCAGGAGAGTCAGAGATGCAGTGGACCTGGGGCTgatgtgagctgggactgctcagtcctggcttgtgctggccctgggagctaacccccctgtggctctgcacttcAAATGCAGTAAAAGCCCGAcacctcttactacatttaaaatgcagagctgcaccagtgtatcaactaatcgagtagtcgatggaaattccaccaactattTGATTCGCtaattaaccattacttaacatccctatttcggCACCTTAGGTGTGTTGAGGCAGTATTGCCTTCCAGGAGGAGAGCCCATGAGAGAATGAAGTTTGGTATCATGTTGATACCTTGGGGGGACACTGGCAAAGCCAGAAGGCCAAGGGAACAATGTCAGCAGCACCCCTGTTAAGAAGAGCAGGGAAACTGGGCTCTTGGGAGGGAGAAGCATAGGTGGGGGAAGATGGGAGCTGCTCTGAGACCAGGTCTGTGTTCAGCCTTTCCCCCCATGCTGGTGCTGTCTGGAAACCTTGACTGTGGTCCTGATTCCAGCCCCACCAGATCCAATTCCTTAGTGCTTAGGGTTAAGGGCAAGTGAGTACCTTGCCTTCAGGGTGGAAGGTAGAGCACTTTGCAAACAGTGGAGTGATGTATGTGGGAATTCTGCACACTTGAGCATTTCTACTTTTCCTATGTTCCTTAGGCAGCTCAGTGATGTAGGCCTCCAGCCCCAGGTATTCCTTCCTGTGTCTCAGGCTTGGCTGGCCACTTTGCTCTTCCATATTTCTAAGAGGCAGCAGAGGCTCTGGCCTTTGGAAAGAAGTGGGCTGGGTGGATTTTGCTCTGTCTAAGGTACTCTAGCCAAGGGGGTAGTGGTATATCAATGGCATTTTCTCCACTTCGGTGCTCTGCCTGTGGGAGCTGCATGCCAACAGGTCGGTTTTCATCCCTGTGATGTGGGGAAATTCAGTCTTTTGTCTTGGCCCCCTAGGTGCAGTGTGAGGTGCGTGACTGGGAGGTGGGACTAGTTTTCTTTGGCCTGAGGAATTGAAAATGGATTTGCCTGGGCCAGAGAGTGCTCCCTGCTCATTGACTGCTGCTAATGTGTTTATACCCAGTTGGGATCAACACCTTTGACTATCTGGGCAGCATTCTGAGTTATGTGGTGATTGCCATTCCCATCTTTAGCGGTGTCTACGGCGACCTGGATCCGGCACAGCTGAGTGCTCTGGTCAGCAAGGTGAGTTCAGCACCATCTCCCAGAGGAATGTGTTCCATGTGCTGCGTTTcttcccctggcacctgcagGACAGTAGGCTATGGGAGTGTGAAGTAGCCCAGACTGACTTAATCCTGAGGTTCTGGTGCTAAGTCCAAAGAGAGCAATGTGTTGTGCAGGGCTAGACTCCAGTGGAAAGGGTGACTAGCAGAGAGAGCAGTGCATTGTGAGAGGCGGTACTGGAAGTTGAGGGGGTGACTGCCCCTCTGTAGAGGTGACTGACTAGCACTAAGTCATGCTCAGGACATTCTTTGCAAACATAAGGGCTAGAAATGTAAGTCCTGTGCCTGCAAACTCTTAAGTGTGTGATTGACTCAATGCACTCAGGTATGGAGAGTTAATCACACTCACAGgcattgcaggatcaggccctcctGCTTTAAATGAAACACGCTATTGAAATAGCACAAGGCATTGGAATAGGGCTAGGCCCATGCAACACTGCCaacccccctgctcctgctggctgaagAGAGGCTCCAAGAGAGTTGGCTTTTCATAAAACCAGCCTGTCCACAAACCAGATACTTGGCTTCAAAAGCCCCATCTGCCTGGAACTGCTCTGTCTAGGAGGCTGAACTCTCTCCTGCTTTTGTTGCCTCACTAGGCTCCTTGGGTGGGGCCTCCAAATCTGACTGGTTCCCAGCTAAACAAAAATAGCTGAGGCTGGTAATGCAGTTCTAAAAGTAGCCTGCTTAGCATTCCAGGCTGTGTAGCAGAGAGACACTTCTGAGAGTCGCAGACCACTTCCagtgcagggtgggtggggaatggTCAGCGTGACACCAGGAAGGGGACACTGACCCCAGTGCTGGCAGGAGTTGCAGTGCAGCTTGGCAGGACTTGTGGATGTGCTAACCAAACAGCTGCAGCCTGTTTGTTCTGAATTCCTAGTGGTGCTTCTGGTTGGTCCTCTTTCATTGAAAGCTTTTAGAGGCTTTAACCCTTGGAGTACTGAGAGGagctccctgctggcagggatTCCTAAGGCATCAGTCGGAGGTGCTCATCCAGGATTCTAGGGAGTCTTCTGGCCAGTGGTGATTCCAATAGGGAAAGAGTCCTACCACCAGGCCCCCTGGCCTGGCATTGCATTTGCAGCGGGCTTACTGTGTTCCTTTCAGGGATGGCCTTATGGGAAGCAGTTCACTCAATGGCCATGGGGAGTGAGAAAGGGAAGCTCCTAGCAGACAGTAAaaggtattagggatgtaaatatccatTAAAAATTAATGGGTCACATGATATAATTTTAATTGTGTAACCCATTAACCCTGGAAGGCTGGTGAGCCCCCATGGCAGGGGTCCCTGTGGGTGgtgaaggggctgctccagccagggtggaGGAGGGTTACTTCAACTCCCTGGCCTTTTGGTTAACCAATTACTGGGTAAGCATGTcagtaaggctaatgcttactggttaatctttTACATCCTTAAAAGGACTCTCCCCACGTGAGAGTGTATTGGCTGGTTCAGATGAGCCCTCTTAAATCTCCTGTCTGGTTCCCCTTTCTCTGTGGTTTGTTCCTGTGCTGGGCCACTACTCTCCTAGGGTCTGAGAGTTTGTATGTGcccacctgaggtggctgccctTAGTTGAGCACATGGTATCCAGTGCTGCTAGCTATGAGCAGGcggagctgcctctgccctgggcgCTACTGCACTGTCTCTGTGCTAACTCTTCTCCCGGCGTGTGATTCTCCCACAGAATGCCTTTGTCTCCATTTACCTCATCAGCTGCTTCAGCCAGCTTATCGATCTCTCCGCTACCTTATCTGATGTGGCTGGCTACACACACAGGTGAGATTTGCCCTCCTTAGCCTGTCTCCAAGCTGGTGGCTGCAGGAAAGGGAGTGTTTTTGGTGCCCCAGAATAAGGCTTCTGGGAATGTCCCAGTCAGCAGCTCTGGCAGAACTGGGGAAGCTTGTACCTTTGGCAGGGCTCCTTTGAAGGGGAAAACTGCTAACATGCGATCATCTTGTTCAAGGAGCCATTCTTAGTATGAGGTTAGCCCCCACAGGCCAGCCCAGATGGTACTAGGTATGGTACATACGTCTAATGAGAGAGTACCTTTGCCCTAAAGAGCTCGCACTCAGTCACTGAGGGGGTCCATTTGGAATTGAGGTAGGCAGGGGGCTCTTCtctgtggagggctgggtgctgaTTACCTATGACTGGAATCCCCTTGCTAACAGAAGCCACTGAGGAGGCGAGATGCTGAATGGAAGAGCAGCTCTTCCTTTAAAATATGCCTTAGCCGCAGCCCGCTGGGGTCCAGATACTTTCCAGTCCAGTGAGCAGCTTGCAGTGGAAGGCACTGAACTGACTGCATCTCTTTCCCAGCGTCCCTCCTAAAGCTTCCCATGATGCTTGATGTGTAGGAACGCTTTTAAAAGTTCCTATGCAATTTAAAAAgcaagaaaatgcttttaacctcCCCCCGTTTCTCCAGCATGACCATCCTGTCAGCGGTTCACCCAGAAGCTATGCAGGGTAGGACTTGCTCTGCATCCTGTACAGCACTAAGCACATTGCTCAGCCTAAACAAATCTGTTACGAAGCTCAGTGAGGACAGGAGCCAGAACTTGGGGGAGGGTTGCGGAGTCATTTCTGACCTTCTTGCTTCTCCCTCTGTCTTACAGGATTGGGGAGCTGCTGGAGACACTGCTGTCTCTCTCCAGGAAACACAGGGACTGTGAATCAGAAACcaaaagcaactgggactttgaCAAGTGAGTATCTGCAGCCAGCCTGAGCTTGGGATGGTAATTTACTGTCTGCACCTGGGTCTCTAGGTTGTGGGGAAAACTCACAAGTTCATCAGGCTTTTTGGATGTGCCTCTGGGATGGTAAAATATAGGGTTGCTCCAAACACTACAGCCTAGCATCCTTCCCTCAGGAGTGCTGTAAGGAGCGTCAGAGGTCTACATCCTCTGTGCCCAAGGATTAGGCAGAGATTTAAACAACTTTTGTGCATGTCCCTAAAATCTCCCTGAGGCAGGGAGGTATGTTCCTATCACCTGAAAATTAAAACTGTACAGATTGCTTGGAAATCAAACTGCTCAATAAGAGGAAGATGCTGGTAGCCAGGTGCATGTGAAAAAGCCCTTTGAGGCCAATGAGTTGAGTGCTTCTACTGCTGATGTATTTGTGATCATACAATCTGTTActgcccacctcctctcccctgtgGCTGTCACACTTTACCTGTCGCAGCTTGTTTCACATTAGTTTGTAAGCTGTTTGGGGCAGAGAGCAGGTCTGTACATGCTTGCATGCATGTACTGGCAGTACCCAGCACTGTGATGCCAACTGAAATTTCAGGACACACAACCTTAGTGAAGATAGTAAATAATGTCTCTAGAGAGAAGCTCTACCTAATGTTCTCTGACTCCAGCAGCTCTTGGGATTGCACTTGATATTGTGGTTCTCCAGAGCTTTGGCCAGTTTCAAGCTCCCTGAGGTTCCTTACTGCATCAATCCACATGGGGTTCTACTTCAGCAATTTCCCTCTTGCCACTGTCCCAGATCATCACAACCTGTCTGGCATAGACACCCCTGCACTCAGGGCTGTTTCTATGTTTTTGCATGTGTTCCTGCTGTTTGTGGGATTAGTGCCAGGACTTGGAGGAGTGGGGACCTGAAGGCATGTTTAGAGGCATAAGCCAGCCTTTCCACACCTTAAAGTCTAAAGGCAGGCCTAAATCAAAGTGGCCTGCCTTTCGTGAGTGAGGACTGCAAGCCCCAAAGTCTGAAAATGCTGGTCTGGGCCTGTATTAGATGCCTCTAGCCAGCAAACTGACTTCTGGTCCTGCCATTTCTGCTGACTCTGCTCTCAGACTCCTTCCTGCTGGGTTCCAGGGCCTGAATAGGTGGCAGAGAAGGATGGATTCTCCTTCGCCTCATGCATCACTAAGCTTGTTGCTGGTTTTGTTCAGAGTGCAACTCCCATTGTGGACATTGAGGCATGAAGTAGAATGAACAGTTTGGATCCTACAGTCTGATTTGCAGCCTGAGAAGACTGGATCTGGGAGCCCTGAGGCAGAGTGAGCCAGGAGCCCCACTGAGTGTAACATACATAATTGCAGACATGGCCCCACACAGCATCTGGGCCCCCTTGTGTTGGACGCTGCACAAACACCTACAATAACAGCCTTTGCCTCCCAGAGTTTGAACTCTAGGTAGATGAGTGAGTGCATGAGGGGAGAGCGAGACAGGAATCCAGGACTCAATTCATAGGAAGGTGTGGATGTTTTAAAAGTTATCAATgaatcatctctctctctctctctcatctttcCATCATCAAGTAGCTGATTCCTTGCAGGCTGTTTTTCTAGCTTGAATCACCGTTTAGTTCTGGATTGAAGTATGGCCCTGCCATCGGAAGGCTtcatagggtatggctacactgcaaagaaaacccTGTGGCAGCAAGCTCCAGAGCCTGGGTCCTTTGCTTGCACCATAGAGCTAAAAATAACAGTATAGACTTGCCCACTCAAGTTTGGACCCCGCTTCCCCCGCTGGGTTTCAGAGTCTGAGGTCCAGCCCAAGCAGCAATGCCTACGTTGCTACTGTTAGCTCTgtagtgcaggagtgggcaatagttttttATGGGGGTTTGGTTGTTGAGGCCACACCTCTGtataatattaatggaggggtgtcgagtttgggtacaggagggagctctgggtagaggactggggtacagaaggggatgcagcatctgggggggggggttgggtacagaagggggttgggcagggttttggggtgtgggagagggtgccaggtgcaggctctggctggaaaaCACTTATTGTGGGCAGCTCCCAGCTGGTGGCCCTTTGGGACctgcaggcaggctccctggctaCCTCAGCTGCACATGCTGCTTAAAGCACCCAGATGTTAAGGTTGGCATGTATGTCTGTGTGGCCCGAAGCCTGTTCCCCTTGAGGGCAAGGAGGCCTCTGTACCTTGCCCCCGCTACTATCCTCACGGCTTCCCAttgaatgggagctgcaagagcaGTGATTGTGGGGGTGTGCATTGTGCGGCAATccactgttcccctccccccagggggaACGCATTACATAGACACACATTGACCTCAGCAGCCGGCCACTCTTAAGTACCATGGGCTGCAATGGGACAGATCCGGTACACGGGTCATATTTTGCCCATCACTACTGCAGTGTGAGCCCAGTTAGCTTGAGCTCCAAGACCTGCCATCATggcccttttttgttttttccagtgtagaccatccctggcgGTTGCTTATTCCCAGTAGAACCTTCCAAAGCTAGCAGTGACTATGGCAGTCTTTCCCCAAGGGAGACCTGGATATCACACTTTGGCATGAGTACTGAGCCTGCTCAAGGTTAATCTTGCTGTCCTTCTGGCTGGTCTCTCTCATGGCTCTCTTGGACTGAGATGACCTTGTACCAGCGCCTGCTGCATGTGGGTGGTTTGTGTAGTCCATGCAGGGTTGCTGATTAGCCCATTATTCCATGGTGTAGCTGGTATAAATGGCACCTTGATACCCCAGTAGCTGGTGCTTTCTAATCCTGAAGCCTGGCACCTGTTAAGTTTGTTTGTAGCCCTAGTTGCCATGATATCTGGGTGCTAAACATGACATTAGGGGAGGCATAAGCCATTTACAAGGCAGGACTCGGTCACTTATCATTGGCTCTTTtctctgctctctgccttggtgCCTGGGCTCCAGTGGTTCTGAAGAGCAGCCTGTGCTGGGGGATACAGCCTTCCTCCTGGAGCGAGTCTCTCTCTCACTTCCATCCTCGGACAAACTGCTCATCAAGGATCTGAACCTGAAGATTTCACAAGGGAACAACCTGCTGATCGTGGGGAACACTGGCACAGGGAAGACATCGCTCCTAAGGGTCCTTGGTGGCCTCTGGGACAGCACACGGGGTAAAGACAGTGACTTCTCCAAAACTTCATCCTAGTaaatggggggcaggagctggtgttgtcGCAGGAAGGCTAGAGGGTGGGACCCAAGTCACTTGTGGGAATTTGGGGCCATTAGCACTTATGCATGTGAGTGCTGTCACTGGTGTGTTTGAGCTGTCCCTTTTTCCCTATGGTGTGAGTGTCCCCTCCTCCGTGTGCTGTGCTGAGCACCTGAGCTCTGATCAATGGAATCGTAATACTTACGTGGTGCTTGCATCTTACTAATGCTAGGCTGTGCACTGGGTAGGGGCTAGAAGGTGTGCTTGTGAATTGGTGTGACTCTGTCTCTTGGCTCTGTGCAGGGAATGTCCACATGCTGACCTGCTTTGGCCCCCATGGGGTGGTGTTCCTGCCGCAGAGACCTTTCTTCACAGATGGAACTCTGCGAGAGCAGGTGGGTCAGCTTGGTGCAGGGGTCCCACAGGCTGGCTGCACAAAGGGTGACAGTCCCAGTCCCTAGCCGCACTCAGCCAGGGCGGATGGGACAGGACAAGCAACCCCAGTGCTAGGAAACTGCGCTGCATAAAGGCTCACAGAAGAGAGAGGACTGGGGGAGCTCATCTTGTGTCTGAGTTCTGAGCTCAGCGTGTGGCTGTGATGAATTCCAAGTCCAGCTTCCTCTGACATGGCTCTGTTTGGTTTGTTCATCCAGGTGATTTACCCTCTGAAGAAGATTTATCCAGATTCAGGTGAGTGGAAATTAGGTGAAGCAGCTACTAACTGATCCTTAGTTGCACCTGTCTATGCACCCAACCAGTACATCTTTTGACCAGCCCAAACCTTCCCTGCCTGTCTGTacaagggatgtaagcgactagttgactatcctataagcaggaagaggaaggggtgctggggggagccggcctaaaagccagttccctccagctccgTGGCAGGGGCGCAGCAGtggcgttccaactttgaaatgtacaagagtccccgttggccctgggctccacctgGCGTTTCAATCTTCGAaaggcacaagagcccctgctgggcctcttgtacatttcaaaggccatGCTAGtccttatcgattaatcaaatagtcaatgggatttccatcgactattcaattagttaaacgaaatttaacatccttagtagcaCTAACCCATTCTGCTTTTGCTGCCCATAGCATTTCCTTGAAAGACTTTTCTGTAAATCAGCTCCATGCTCTCTCTCTACACTTCCAGGAGGCTTTATGCTTGTGAACAGCCCCTTGTGAGACCATGTTGGCTACTGCTTGTCCCTTATGCTCTGCATCATTGTTCATTGCTACTTACGTACAGAATCTTCTAGGATTCCCTGTTGATCTccatgtgtgtggggaggggaagtgctcaAATCATCCTTACTAGACTTCTGAACTCCCTCAGATTCTGAATTAGTCAGACACTGAGTCTGCACCTTCTAATCAATCAGAAATAGGTCCAGGAAGGGCGTTTTAGAAGTGGGACTCCCGCATGAGAACAGGATCCATGAATTCAAGTAGTCAGGGTACTGTCGATTATCTTTCAATACTGTAGTAATTACCCATGACTCTCCTTTGTTCTTTGTAATGTTACCCAACTTATTTTATTGACTGCCCTGTTCAGAACCAAATTGTCTTGTTGTCATAGTAAGTTATAGATACTTAGAGTTCTGGAACATACCTTTCCCATTGGTCTAGGTGTGGTTTTTTTGTGTTAAACACCTTGCTATACAAAAccgaatcttaaaaaaaaaaaaaaaaaaaaaaagtgcccagCAAACTGCCCATCCAAAGCTTGCCCAGACCACAGAACTACTTGCTAAATGGTAACAGCTCTGTTTCGCCACCCATTCCTGATTGTTCTTGTTCCTGGGTTTGTGTTACCCTCCTTTTTGATAGTGAGGATTTATTGCTGTGTCAAGAGGCGCTGGACAGTCATTTCTTGTAGCTCTTATTGTGAATTATGCCTACTTTCTAGAGTATAGATCCTGCCTAGGGTGCCTATTCTAAATAAACCCACTCCCTCAAGAGGTGGCTGAGAAAGTAGCT encodes the following:
- the ABCD4 gene encoding lysosomal cobalamin transporter ABCD4 isoform X5 yields the protein MASKLILSPFTLSYYTYQCFQSTGWLGPVSIFGYFVIGTVVNKVLMSPIVSKLVHQEKLEGDFRFKHMQIRVNAESAAFYRAGRVEHMRTDRRLQSLLHTQRELMGKELWLYIGINTFDYLGSILSYVVIAIPIFSGVYGDLDPAQLSALVSKNAFVSIYLISCFSQLIDLSATLSDVAGYTHRIGELLETLLSLSRKHRDCESETKSNWDFDNGSEEQPVLGDTAFLLERVSLSLPSSDKLLIKDLNLKISQGNNLLIVGNTGTGKTSLLRVLGGLWDSTRGNVHMLTCFGPHGVVFLPQRPFFTDGTLREQVIYPLKKIYPDSGSADDERILQFLELAGLSDLLVRTGGLDQQVDWNWYDILSPGEMQRLSFARLFYLQPRYAVLDEATSALTEEVENELYCTCTRLGMTLISVGHRTSLEKVRWRMADLCSAQGPANSWTACGNELGKKGRWMNGRGICCWWMGGVKLGREEERER